The Mycolicibacterium hassiacum DSM 44199 genome includes a window with the following:
- the sucC gene encoding ADP-forming succinate--CoA ligase subunit beta: MDLFEYQAKELFAKHNVPTTPGRVTDTAEGAKAIATEIGKPVMVKAQVKTGGRGKAGGVKYAATADDAYTHAQNILGLDIKGHIVKKLLVSEASDIAEEYYISFLVDRANRSYLAMCSVEGGMEIEEVAATKPDRLAKVPVNPTKGVDVAFAREIAKQGHLPEEVLDSAAVTIAKLWEVFVAEDATLVEVNPLVRTPDDQILALDGKITLDGNADFRHPEHAEFEDRDATDPLELKAKEHDLNYVKLDGEVGIIGNGAGLVMSTLDVVAYAGENHGGVKPANFLDIGGGASAEVMAAGLDVILHDPQVKSVFVNVFGGITACDAVANGIVKALQMLGDEANKPLVVRLDGNNVEEGRRILAEANHPLVIQAETMDAGADKAAELANK; encoded by the coding sequence ATGGATCTCTTCGAATACCAGGCGAAGGAACTGTTCGCCAAGCACAATGTGCCCACCACGCCCGGTCGCGTAACCGACACCGCCGAGGGCGCCAAGGCGATCGCCACCGAAATCGGCAAGCCCGTCATGGTCAAGGCGCAGGTCAAGACCGGCGGTCGCGGCAAGGCCGGCGGCGTCAAGTACGCGGCCACCGCCGACGACGCGTACACCCACGCCCAGAACATCCTCGGTCTGGACATCAAGGGCCACATCGTCAAGAAGCTGCTGGTCTCCGAGGCCAGCGACATCGCCGAGGAGTACTACATCTCCTTCCTCGTCGACCGTGCCAACCGCAGCTACCTCGCCATGTGCTCGGTCGAGGGCGGCATGGAGATCGAGGAGGTGGCCGCCACCAAGCCGGACCGGCTGGCCAAGGTCCCGGTGAACCCCACCAAGGGTGTCGACGTGGCGTTCGCCCGTGAGATCGCCAAGCAGGGTCATCTGCCCGAGGAGGTGCTCGACTCGGCCGCGGTGACCATCGCCAAGCTGTGGGAGGTCTTCGTCGCCGAGGACGCCACGCTGGTCGAGGTCAACCCGCTGGTGCGTACGCCCGACGACCAGATCCTCGCCCTGGACGGCAAGATCACCCTGGACGGCAACGCCGACTTCCGCCATCCCGAGCACGCGGAGTTCGAGGACCGCGACGCGACCGATCCGCTGGAGCTCAAGGCCAAGGAGCACGACCTCAACTACGTCAAGCTCGACGGCGAGGTGGGCATCATCGGCAACGGTGCCGGCCTGGTGATGTCGACTCTGGACGTGGTCGCCTACGCCGGTGAGAACCACGGCGGCGTGAAGCCGGCCAACTTCCTTGACATCGGTGGCGGTGCCTCCGCCGAGGTGATGGCCGCCGGTCTGGACGTCATCCTGCACGACCCGCAGGTAAAGAGCGTGTTCGTCAACGTGTTCGGTGGCATCACCGCCTGCGACGCGGTCGCCAACGGCATCGTCAAGGCGCTGCAGATGCTCGGTGACGAGGCCAACAAGCCGCTGGTGGTGCGTCTCGACGGCAACAACGTCGAGGAGGGCCGCCGCATCCTGGCCGAAGCCAACCATCCGCTGGTGATCCAGGCCGAGACCATGGACGCCGGTGCCGACAAGGCCGCCGAGCTGGCGAACAAGTAA
- a CDS encoding cell division protein PerM — protein sequence MDPRPVGARQARELLRVAFGPSVVALGLIAAVVLVQLLIANSDMTGAPGAIASIWLGVHLVPVSIGGAELGVLPLLPMLVMVWGTARTTALATSPQASWFVTRWVVASALGGPLLFAAIALAVVHDAASVLTQLQTPDALGAFTRVLAVHAVGAVIGVGSRLGPRVLQASPLPDWLPEAVRAAAAGVLALLGLSGAVTAGSLVVHWATMNDLYGITDSVFGQLSLTVLSVLYAPNVIVGAAAVAVGSSAHVGLATFSAFTVFGGDVPALPVLAAAPTPPLGPFWVALLIGAAVSGVALGQQAARRPLPPAGAAAKLLVAAALATLTMVVLAAASSGRLGNFGDVGVDQATFGPAVFLWFAGIGGLTVAMAGGVVWPRRPRTESEAEPEPRTEPGAGEPEVEPEPGTDGAEDDPVAAPESEAATDAPEPSPRPRPVTRTPRAVAAPDPLELEDPEDHYVVDEPPDEPPEPPTGDGAPRADD from the coding sequence GTGGACCCACGACCGGTCGGCGCGCGGCAAGCGCGTGAGCTGCTCCGGGTCGCGTTCGGGCCGTCCGTCGTGGCGTTGGGGCTCATCGCCGCGGTCGTGTTGGTGCAACTGCTGATCGCCAACAGCGACATGACGGGCGCGCCCGGCGCGATCGCCAGCATCTGGCTGGGCGTGCACCTGGTGCCGGTGTCCATCGGCGGCGCCGAGCTCGGGGTGCTGCCGCTGCTGCCGATGCTGGTCATGGTGTGGGGCACCGCGCGTACCACCGCCCTGGCGACCTCACCGCAGGCGTCCTGGTTCGTCACCCGCTGGGTGGTGGCCTCGGCGCTGGGTGGCCCGCTGTTGTTCGCCGCGATCGCGCTGGCGGTCGTCCACGATGCCGCGTCGGTGCTCACCCAGCTGCAGACGCCGGACGCGCTCGGCGCCTTCACCCGGGTGCTGGCCGTGCATGCGGTCGGGGCGGTGATCGGCGTCGGTTCCCGACTCGGCCCGCGGGTGCTGCAGGCCTCGCCGCTGCCCGACTGGTTGCCCGAGGCGGTGCGGGCCGCCGCCGCGGGCGTGTTGGCGCTGCTCGGGCTGTCCGGTGCGGTGACCGCGGGTTCGCTGGTCGTGCACTGGGCCACGATGAACGACCTGTACGGCATCACCGACTCGGTGTTCGGGCAGCTCAGCCTGACCGTGCTGTCGGTGCTGTACGCACCGAACGTGATCGTCGGCGCCGCGGCGGTGGCGGTGGGGTCCAGCGCGCACGTCGGGCTGGCGACGTTCAGCGCGTTCACCGTGTTCGGCGGTGATGTGCCGGCGCTGCCGGTGCTGGCGGCCGCCCCCACTCCGCCGTTGGGTCCGTTCTGGGTGGCGCTGCTGATCGGGGCCGCGGTGTCCGGGGTGGCGCTCGGCCAGCAGGCCGCCCGCCGGCCGCTGCCACCGGCAGGCGCGGCGGCCAAGCTGCTCGTCGCGGCGGCGCTGGCCACGCTGACGATGGTGGTGCTCGCCGCCGCGAGCAGCGGACGGCTGGGCAACTTCGGCGACGTCGGGGTCGACCAGGCGACGTTCGGGCCCGCGGTGTTTCTGTGGTTCGCCGGGATCGGCGGGCTGACGGTGGCGATGGCCGGCGGGGTCGTCTGGCCGCGCCGACCCCGAACCGAATCCGAAGCCGAACCCGAGCCCCGAACCGAACCCGGGGCCGGCGAACCCGAGGTCGAGCCCGAACCCGGCACCGACGGGGCCGAGGACGACCCGGTGGCCGCGCCCGAGTCGGAGGCCGCGACCGACGCGCCCGAGCCAAGCCCGCGCCCGCGGCCCGTCACCCGGACGCCCCGCGCCGTCGCCGCACCCGACCCGCTCGAGCTGGAGGATCCCGAGGACCACTACGTCGTGGACGAACCCCCGGACGAGCCCCCCGAGCCGCCGACCGGCGACGGCGCGCCGCGCGCCGACGATTAG
- a CDS encoding acetyl-CoA acetyltransferase yields MVDPRTPVIVGVGQFTERVDDPGYRGMSSVELATEGVRAALADTGVDPAAVAREIQTVYALRQFEISGPMPAPLGKSNNYPRSVMRRVGGDPARVVLEPVGGQGPQKLVTEAGGAIAAGEFEVAMVIGSENGSTLRYYAKRDDKPDFTEHVDGQLEDRGDQIHKYFSKYTVRHQLTGAPVQYALLDNARRGKLGRSPEQYRREMAELFAPMSKVAAKNPYSSSPVERSVEEIITVSSDNRMICDPYPRLLVARDQVNQGAAVIVMSVAAARRLGVPEDKWVYLHGHADLVEQSLLDRADLAASPATERAVAEALRVAGIGVDDIATFDLYSCFPFPVFIACEALGIRGDDPRGLTLTGGLPYFGGPGNSYSLHAIAETVTRLRDNPGRFGFVGANGGTMSAYSVGIYSTTPVEWRTDRSEELNAEVAALPTVPITERPEGRGTIETYSVRYDVPVRTGIIVGRLDADNSRFLAITTDDDLLTLMTEGDPLGAAITVRPEEKVNRAGLA; encoded by the coding sequence ATGGTTGATCCCCGCACACCCGTGATCGTCGGGGTCGGGCAGTTCACCGAGCGCGTCGACGACCCCGGCTACCGCGGCATGTCCTCGGTCGAGCTCGCCACCGAAGGGGTGCGCGCCGCCTTGGCCGACACCGGCGTCGACCCGGCCGCCGTGGCGCGTGAGATCCAGACCGTCTATGCACTGCGGCAGTTCGAGATCTCCGGGCCGATGCCGGCCCCGCTGGGCAAGTCGAACAACTACCCGCGGTCGGTGATGCGCCGGGTGGGCGGCGACCCCGCACGGGTGGTGCTCGAACCGGTCGGCGGCCAGGGCCCGCAGAAGCTGGTCACCGAGGCCGGCGGGGCGATCGCCGCGGGCGAGTTCGAGGTGGCGATGGTGATCGGCTCCGAGAACGGTTCGACCCTGCGCTACTACGCCAAACGCGACGACAAGCCCGACTTCACCGAGCACGTCGACGGCCAGCTCGAGGACCGCGGCGACCAGATTCACAAGTACTTCTCGAAGTACACGGTGCGCCACCAACTCACCGGTGCGCCGGTGCAGTACGCGCTGCTCGACAACGCCCGTCGCGGCAAGCTGGGCCGCAGCCCCGAACAGTACCGCCGGGAGATGGCCGAGCTGTTCGCGCCGATGTCGAAAGTCGCTGCGAAGAACCCGTATTCGTCGTCCCCGGTGGAGCGTTCGGTCGAGGAGATCATCACGGTCAGCAGCGACAACCGGATGATCTGCGACCCGTATCCGCGGCTGCTGGTGGCCCGCGATCAGGTCAACCAGGGGGCGGCGGTCATCGTCATGTCGGTCGCCGCGGCGCGCAGACTCGGTGTGCCCGAGGACAAGTGGGTGTATCTGCACGGGCACGCCGATCTGGTCGAACAGAGCCTGCTGGACCGCGCCGATCTGGCGGCCAGCCCGGCGACCGAGCGCGCGGTCGCCGAGGCGTTGCGGGTGGCCGGTATCGGTGTCGACGACATCGCCACCTTCGACCTCTACAGCTGCTTCCCGTTCCCGGTGTTCATCGCCTGTGAGGCGCTCGGCATCCGCGGCGACGATCCGCGCGGGCTGACGCTCACCGGCGGGCTGCCCTACTTCGGCGGGCCCGGCAACAGCTACTCGCTGCACGCGATCGCCGAGACGGTGACCCGGCTGCGGGACAACCCGGGCCGGTTCGGGTTCGTCGGCGCCAACGGCGGCACCATGAGCGCCTATTCGGTCGGCATCTACTCGACCACCCCGGTGGAATGGCGCACCGACCGCAGCGAGGAACTCAACGCCGAGGTGGCCGCGCTGCCCACGGTGCCGATCACCGAACGACCCGAGGGCCGCGGCACGATCGAGACCTACTCGGTGCGCTACGACGTCCCGGTGCGCACCGGGATCATCGTCGGCCGGCTCGACGCGGACAACTCCCGGTTCCTGGCCATCACCACCGACGACGACCTGCTCACGCTGATGACCGAGGGGGACCCGCTCGGCGCCGCGATCACCGTGCGGCCCGAGGAGAAAGTGAACCGGGCCGGCCTGGCCTAG
- the purN gene encoding phosphoribosylglycinamide formyltransferase — MQQPIRVPPCAPARVVVLASGTGSLLASVLEAAVGDYPARVVAVGTDRDCPALKIAERAGVPTFTVRLGDYPDRGAWDAALTEATAAYEPDLIVSAGFMKILGPQFLSRFQGRVINTHPALLPAFPGAHAVPDTLAYGVKVTGCTVHLVDAGVDTGPILAQQAVEVHDDDDEASLHERIKVVERRLLVEVLQQLATRGVTWTGRKATIG; from the coding sequence GTGCAGCAACCGATTCGTGTGCCCCCCTGCGCGCCTGCGCGGGTGGTGGTGTTGGCCTCGGGCACCGGTTCGTTGCTGGCGTCGGTCCTCGAGGCAGCGGTCGGCGACTACCCGGCGCGGGTGGTGGCGGTCGGCACCGATCGTGACTGCCCGGCGCTGAAGATCGCCGAGCGCGCGGGGGTGCCGACGTTCACGGTGCGGTTGGGCGACTATCCCGACCGGGGCGCCTGGGACGCCGCGCTGACCGAGGCCACCGCAGCGTACGAACCGGATCTGATCGTGTCCGCGGGATTCATGAAAATTCTCGGCCCGCAGTTCCTTTCCCGCTTCCAGGGGCGGGTCATCAACACCCACCCGGCGCTGCTGCCGGCCTTCCCGGGCGCCCATGCGGTGCCGGACACCCTGGCCTACGGGGTGAAGGTGACCGGATGCACCGTGCACCTGGTCGACGCGGGCGTGGACACCGGGCCGATCCTGGCGCAGCAGGCGGTGGAGGTGCACGACGACGATGACGAGGCCTCGCTGCACGAGCGGATCAAGGTGGTGGAGCGACGACTGCTGGTCGAGGTCCTCCAGCAGTTGGCCACCCGCGGAGTGACCTGGACCGGACGAAAGGCGACCATAGGATGA
- the sucD gene encoding succinate--CoA ligase subunit alpha produces MSIFLNKDSKVIVQGITGGEGTKHTALMLKAGTNIVGGVNARKAGTKVTHKDKEGNDIELPVFGTVAEAIKETGANVSVVFVPPKFAKDAIIEAIDAEIPLLVVITEGIPVQDTAYAWAYNVEKGQKTRIIGPNCPGIITPGESLAGITPANITGPGPVGLVSKSGTLTYQMMYELRDFGFSTCIGIGGDPIIGTTHIDAIEAFEKDPDTKLIVMIGEIGGDAEERAAEYIKANVTKPVVGYVAGFTAPEGKTMGHAGAIVSGSSGTAQAKKEALEAAGVKVGKTPSETARLAREILQNL; encoded by the coding sequence ATGTCGATCTTTCTGAACAAGGACTCCAAGGTCATCGTCCAGGGCATCACCGGCGGCGAGGGCACCAAGCACACCGCGTTGATGCTCAAGGCCGGCACCAACATCGTCGGCGGCGTCAACGCCCGCAAGGCCGGCACCAAGGTGACGCACAAAGACAAAGAAGGCAACGACATCGAACTGCCGGTGTTCGGCACCGTCGCCGAGGCCATCAAGGAGACCGGCGCGAACGTGTCGGTCGTGTTCGTGCCGCCGAAGTTCGCCAAGGACGCCATCATCGAGGCCATCGACGCCGAGATCCCGCTGCTGGTCGTCATCACCGAGGGAATCCCGGTGCAGGACACCGCATACGCGTGGGCCTACAACGTCGAGAAGGGGCAGAAGACCCGCATCATCGGCCCGAACTGCCCCGGCATCATCACCCCGGGCGAGTCGCTGGCGGGTATCACCCCGGCCAACATCACCGGCCCCGGCCCGGTGGGTCTGGTGTCCAAGTCGGGCACGCTGACCTACCAGATGATGTACGAGCTGCGTGATTTCGGCTTCTCCACCTGCATCGGCATCGGCGGCGACCCGATCATCGGCACCACCCACATCGACGCCATCGAGGCGTTCGAGAAGGACCCCGACACCAAGCTGATCGTGATGATCGGCGAGATCGGTGGTGACGCCGAGGAGCGGGCGGCGGAGTACATCAAGGCCAACGTCACCAAGCCGGTCGTCGGCTACGTCGCTGGCTTCACCGCGCCGGAGGGCAAGACGATGGGCCACGCCGGCGCCATCGTGTCCGGTTCGTCGGGCACCGCGCAGGCCAAGAAGGAGGCGCTGGAGGCGGCCGGCGTGAAGGTCGGCAAGACCCCGTCGGAGACCGCGCGCCTGGCCCGCGAGATCCTGCAGAACCTCTGA
- a CDS encoding M23 family metallopeptidase: protein MARHRSSGSRKDFAANRRRPETAPESASEVTDIIPSTRADARFRGSALTREAHILEAPELDGLDDVDEVPRPLEVPSEFRSPVERRSAHAYRDSHIDTSDGTDATDVIAIGRSGRHRKQEIPVKGRLMVAAMAVGATAAGAYSMATAAEKGPRTTLAADQTALGKANQASGGMEVIAVRSQAQSAVHAEEVVKAAAFAQERAEREARLQRPMFVMPTRGVWTSGFGYRWGELHGGIDIANAIGTPILAASDGVVISAGPYAGYGNMVKIRHADGTVTLYGHLSSILVNVGQRVWAGDQIAKMGNTGYSTGPHLHFEVLLNGTDRVDPVGWLAKRGLTLGG, encoded by the coding sequence TTGGCTCGTCACCGTTCGTCCGGGTCTCGAAAGGACTTTGCGGCGAATCGGCGACGCCCTGAAACCGCCCCCGAATCCGCTTCCGAAGTCACCGACATCATCCCGTCTACCAGGGCCGATGCCCGCTTCCGCGGCAGCGCGCTCACCCGGGAGGCGCACATCCTCGAGGCCCCCGAGCTCGACGGCCTCGACGACGTCGACGAGGTACCCCGCCCGCTCGAGGTCCCCTCGGAGTTCCGCTCGCCGGTCGAGCGCCGGTCCGCCCACGCCTATCGCGACAGCCACATCGACACCAGCGACGGCACCGACGCCACCGACGTCATCGCGATCGGGCGCAGCGGCCGGCACCGTAAGCAGGAGATCCCGGTCAAGGGACGGCTGATGGTCGCCGCGATGGCCGTCGGTGCGACCGCGGCCGGCGCCTACTCGATGGCCACCGCCGCCGAGAAGGGGCCGCGCACCACCCTCGCGGCCGATCAGACGGCGCTGGGCAAGGCGAACCAGGCCTCGGGCGGCATGGAAGTCATCGCCGTGCGCTCCCAGGCGCAGTCGGCGGTGCACGCCGAGGAGGTCGTCAAAGCCGCCGCGTTCGCCCAGGAGCGCGCCGAACGCGAGGCCCGCCTGCAGCGGCCGATGTTCGTGATGCCCACCCGCGGGGTGTGGACATCGGGGTTCGGCTACCGCTGGGGTGAGTTGCACGGCGGTATCGACATCGCCAACGCGATCGGCACCCCGATCCTCGCCGCGTCCGACGGCGTGGTCATCTCCGCGGGACCGTACGCCGGCTACGGCAACATGGTGAAGATTCGCCACGCCGACGGCACCGTGACGCTCTACGGTCACCTGAGCTCGATCCTGGTCAACGTCGGGCAGCGGGTGTGGGCCGGCGACCAGATCGCCAAGATGGGCAACACCGGCTACTCGACGGGCCCGCACCTGCACTTCGAGGTGCTGCTCAACGGCACCGACCGGGTCGATCCGGTCGGCTGGCTGGCCAAGCGCGGCCTGACCCTGGGCGGCTGA
- a CDS encoding DUF5336 domain-containing protein, with protein sequence MSYPPGPPGNPGYSSAQQPTTQFAAQPQQPQQPQSFGAAPEAGTAGGAASKLPYYLTAAVAALGVIAYLFGFADFYELSGSRDFDYGVITGGSAADAWLTVAPLLAGLLAATSLLPKARNFNAVVAAIAVLGLLRLIWQLVKLPDALSATWALWVVLVLVLIQAGIAVAVLLFDAGIITPPAPRPSFDQQYQYGGYYGQIPGGQPQGGQFPGGPFPGQQQGQPQQPPQGQQSGYPPYGGYPQQGGYPGQQQQQPQQQGAATPPTGFPTYGQPPANPPQGGQQPGPGQGQSSASSPQSGPAPS encoded by the coding sequence ATGTCGTACCCCCCAGGCCCACCCGGCAACCCCGGATACTCATCGGCGCAGCAGCCGACCACGCAGTTCGCGGCGCAGCCTCAGCAGCCGCAACAGCCGCAGTCGTTCGGCGCGGCGCCTGAGGCCGGGACCGCCGGCGGCGCGGCGAGCAAGCTCCCGTACTACCTGACCGCGGCGGTGGCCGCACTCGGGGTGATCGCGTATCTGTTCGGCTTCGCGGACTTCTACGAACTGAGCGGCTCCCGAGACTTCGACTACGGCGTGATCACCGGCGGGAGCGCGGCCGACGCGTGGCTCACGGTGGCGCCGTTGCTGGCGGGCCTGTTGGCGGCCACCAGCCTGCTGCCCAAGGCCCGCAACTTCAACGCCGTCGTCGCCGCGATCGCGGTACTCGGCCTGCTTCGGCTCATCTGGCAGCTCGTGAAACTGCCCGATGCGCTCTCCGCGACGTGGGCGCTGTGGGTGGTGCTGGTCCTGGTGCTGATTCAGGCCGGCATCGCGGTCGCGGTGCTTTTGTTCGACGCGGGCATCATCACCCCGCCGGCGCCCCGGCCGAGTTTCGACCAGCAGTACCAGTACGGCGGTTATTACGGGCAGATCCCGGGGGGCCAGCCCCAGGGCGGCCAGTTCCCCGGCGGCCCGTTCCCGGGGCAGCAGCAGGGCCAGCCGCAGCAACCACCCCAGGGTCAGCAGTCCGGCTACCCGCCGTACGGCGGCTACCCGCAGCAGGGCGGCTACCCGGGTCAGCAACAGCAGCAGCCCCAGCAGCAGGGTGCGGCCACCCCGCCGACCGGGTTCCCCACCTACGGGCAGCCGCCGGCCAACCCGCCGCAGGGCGGGCAGCAGCCCGGTCCGGGACAGGGGCAGTCGTCCGCGTCGTCGCCGCAGTCCGGGCCGGCGCCGTCGTAG
- a CDS encoding LLM class F420-dependent oxidoreductase: protein MDYGLVLFTSDRGITPAAAAKLADEHGFTTFYVPEHTHIPVKREAAHPTTGDATLPDDRYMRTLDPWVSLATACAVTSRVRLSTAVALPVEHDPISLAKTIATLDFLSGGRVSVGVGFGWNTDELADHNVPPGRRRTMLREYIEAMRALWTQEEASYEGEFVSFGPSWAWPKPVQSHIPVLVGAAGTEKNFKWIARSADGWITTPRDFDIDEPVKRLQDIWADAGREGAPQIVALDIKPDPDKLAHWAELGVTEVLYGLPDKSEAEVAAYVERLAGKLATTV from the coding sequence ATGGACTACGGGCTCGTTCTGTTCACCAGTGACCGGGGGATCACGCCGGCGGCCGCCGCCAAACTCGCCGATGAGCACGGCTTCACCACCTTCTACGTCCCCGAGCACACCCACATCCCGGTCAAGCGGGAGGCCGCCCACCCGACCACCGGTGACGCGACGCTGCCCGACGACCGCTACATGCGCACCCTCGACCCGTGGGTGTCGCTGGCCACGGCCTGCGCGGTGACCTCGCGGGTGCGGTTGTCCACCGCGGTGGCGCTGCCCGTCGAACACGATCCGATCAGCCTGGCCAAGACCATCGCCACGCTGGACTTCCTGTCCGGTGGCCGGGTGTCGGTCGGAGTCGGATTCGGGTGGAACACCGACGAGTTGGCCGACCACAACGTGCCGCCCGGGCGTCGGCGCACGATGCTGCGCGAGTACATCGAGGCGATGCGCGCGCTGTGGACGCAGGAGGAGGCGTCCTACGAAGGCGAGTTCGTCAGCTTCGGCCCCAGCTGGGCGTGGCCGAAACCGGTGCAGTCGCACATCCCGGTGCTGGTGGGCGCGGCGGGCACCGAGAAGAACTTCAAGTGGATCGCCCGGTCGGCCGACGGCTGGATCACCACCCCGCGCGACTTCGACATCGACGAGCCGGTCAAGCGGTTGCAGGACATCTGGGCCGACGCCGGTCGCGAGGGCGCTCCGCAGATCGTCGCGCTCGACATCAAGCCCGACCCGGACAAGCTCGCCCACTGGGCCGAGCTGGGGGTGACCGAGGTGCTCTACGGCCTGCCGGACAAGTCCGAGGCGGAGGTCGCCGCCTACGTGGAGCGGCTCGCGGGCAAGCTGGCCACCACCGTCTGA
- the sfnG gene encoding dimethylsulfone monooxygenase SfnG, which yields MTTERIADHIKFAYWVPNVSGGLVTSDIEQRTDWGYDYNVKLAQTAENNGFEYALSQVRYEASYGAEHQHESTSFSLALLLATQKLKVIAAVHPGLWQPGVLAKFATTADHLSGGRFALNIVSGWFKDEFIHLGEPWLEHDERYRRSAEFLQVLRKIWTEDDVDFRGDFYRIHDFTLKPKPLDLPGRPHPELFQGGNSTVARRNGGLYADWYLSNGKDFDGVTEQIVDVRDHARTVGREVKFGLNGFVIARDTEKEANDVLREIIEKANKPAVEGFRAAVQQAGNSTLDKKGMWADSTFEDLVQYNDGFRTKLIGTPEQIAERIAAYRKRGVDLVLCGFLHFQEEVEYFGSKVLPLVREIEDAESGSVGAPVLASA from the coding sequence ATGACTACCGAGCGGATCGCCGATCACATCAAGTTCGCCTACTGGGTTCCCAACGTCAGCGGTGGGCTGGTCACCAGCGACATCGAGCAGCGCACCGACTGGGGTTACGACTACAACGTCAAGCTCGCGCAGACCGCGGAGAACAACGGGTTCGAGTACGCGCTGAGCCAGGTGCGCTACGAGGCCAGCTACGGCGCGGAACACCAGCACGAATCGACCAGCTTCAGCCTGGCGCTGCTGCTGGCCACCCAGAAGCTCAAGGTGATCGCCGCGGTGCACCCGGGCCTGTGGCAGCCCGGCGTGCTGGCCAAGTTCGCCACCACCGCCGACCACCTGTCCGGCGGCCGGTTCGCGCTCAACATCGTCTCCGGCTGGTTCAAGGACGAGTTCATCCACCTCGGCGAGCCGTGGCTCGAGCACGACGAGCGCTACCGGCGGTCCGCGGAGTTCCTGCAGGTGCTGCGCAAGATCTGGACCGAGGACGACGTCGACTTCCGCGGCGACTTCTACCGCATCCACGACTTCACCCTCAAGCCCAAGCCGCTCGACCTGCCCGGCCGCCCGCACCCGGAGCTGTTCCAGGGCGGCAACTCCACCGTCGCGCGCCGCAACGGCGGCCTGTACGCCGACTGGTACCTCTCCAACGGCAAGGACTTCGACGGCGTCACCGAGCAGATCGTCGATGTGCGCGACCATGCCCGCACCGTCGGCCGCGAGGTGAAGTTCGGCCTCAACGGGTTCGTCATCGCCCGCGACACCGAGAAGGAAGCGAATGACGTCCTGCGCGAGATCATCGAGAAGGCCAACAAACCCGCCGTCGAGGGATTCCGCGCCGCGGTGCAACAGGCCGGCAACTCGACCCTGGACAAGAAGGGCATGTGGGCCGACTCCACGTTCGAGGACCTGGTCCAGTACAACGACGGCTTCCGCACCAAGCTGATCGGCACGCCCGAACAGATCGCCGAACGCATCGCCGCCTACCGCAAGCGCGGTGTGGACCTCGTCCTGTGCGGTTTCCTTCACTTCCAGGAGGAGGTCGAGTACTTCGGCTCGAAGGTGTTGCCGCTGGTCCGTGAGATCGAGGACGCCGAATCGGGGTCCGTCGGGGCGCCCGTGCTCGCATCGGCGTGA